A single genomic interval of Agromyces cerinus harbors:
- a CDS encoding carboxymuconolactone decarboxylase gives MSDEMNDDDAPVLDLLTRMTADSFEASTLDLQTLMLVRIAALVAVDAAPVSYALNLDVGGEVGIDAESLRGVLTAIAPIVGTARVASATANIVKALATEIALDDLEIALLDEDDDEQS, from the coding sequence ATGTCCGATGAGATGAACGACGACGACGCCCCCGTGCTCGACCTGCTCACGCGGATGACCGCGGACTCGTTCGAGGCATCGACCCTCGATCTCCAGACGCTGATGCTCGTGCGCATCGCCGCACTCGTCGCCGTCGATGCGGCGCCCGTCTCCTACGCGCTCAACCTCGACGTCGGCGGCGAGGTCGGAATCGATGCCGAGAGTCTGCGCGGCGTCCTCACCGCGATCGCGCCGATCGTCGGCACAGCCAGGGTCGCTTCGGCCACCGCGAACATCGTCAAGGCGCTCGCGACCGAGATCGCGCTGGACGATCTCGAGATCGCCCTCCTCGACGAGGACGACGACGAGCAGTCCTGA
- a CDS encoding AI-2E family transporter produces the protein MWWNRKRTAEHSPGDETEDSTALAEPTNPHRNAFIMMGIGGATIAAFGLAAIAGIFAPFFLGVVLTICVHPLRVWLERRGVPRGIATGAVIVTVIGLLLALGYAMVVAFGQFGALLAEFSDQIAAFGQDVAAWLSSIGVASGEVDSIFASFDPASLLSFLGGLIGGLTGWLSLLVIIFTMLLLMGMDAGFVPTLLKQLYPARPLIVASLVTYGANVRRYMVATTVLGLAQGIVDWIALLIIGVPGAFIWGLLAFVCSFIPNIGYFIALIPPIIFAALVGGWPMVIVVVVVYAIINGVIQSVIQPRVIGKAVNLSQTITFFSVLFWAVVIGPIGAILAIPLTLLVRLILVDSNPQMSWIRPMLGELDETREVMAELDAAAKAERKARKAEKASGAPRGIPPASAM, from the coding sequence ATGTGGTGGAACAGGAAGCGGACTGCGGAGCATTCGCCCGGTGACGAGACCGAGGATTCGACCGCACTGGCCGAGCCGACGAACCCTCACCGCAACGCGTTCATCATGATGGGGATCGGCGGGGCGACCATCGCGGCCTTCGGCCTCGCGGCGATCGCCGGCATCTTCGCCCCGTTCTTCCTCGGCGTCGTGCTGACGATCTGCGTGCATCCGCTCCGTGTGTGGCTCGAGAGGCGCGGTGTGCCTCGGGGCATCGCGACCGGGGCGGTGATCGTGACGGTCATCGGGCTGCTGCTCGCGCTGGGCTACGCGATGGTGGTCGCGTTCGGGCAGTTCGGTGCCCTGCTGGCGGAGTTCAGCGACCAGATCGCCGCGTTCGGGCAGGATGTCGCGGCCTGGCTGTCGTCGATCGGCGTCGCCTCCGGCGAGGTCGACAGCATCTTCGCGAGCTTCGACCCGGCCTCGCTGCTCAGTTTCCTCGGCGGCCTGATCGGCGGTCTCACGGGGTGGCTCTCGCTGCTCGTCATCATCTTCACGATGCTGCTGCTGATGGGCATGGACGCCGGCTTCGTGCCGACCCTGCTCAAGCAGCTGTACCCGGCACGGCCGCTGATCGTCGCCTCGCTCGTGACCTACGGGGCGAACGTGCGCCGGTACATGGTCGCGACCACGGTGCTCGGCCTCGCGCAGGGCATCGTCGACTGGATCGCGTTGCTGATCATCGGGGTGCCGGGCGCGTTCATCTGGGGTCTGCTCGCGTTCGTCTGCTCGTTCATCCCGAACATCGGCTACTTCATCGCGCTCATTCCGCCGATCATCTTCGCCGCGCTGGTCGGCGGGTGGCCGATGGTCATCGTGGTCGTCGTCGTGTACGCCATCATCAACGGCGTCATCCAGTCGGTGATCCAGCCGCGGGTCATCGGCAAGGCCGTGAACCTGAGCCAGACGATCACGTTCTTCTCGGTGCTGTTCTGGGCCGTCGTGATCGGCCCCATCGGAGCGATCCTCGCGATCCCGCTGACGCTCCTGGTGCGCCTCATCCTCGTCGACTCGAACCCGCAGATGAGCTGGATCCGGCCGATGCTCGGCGAACTCGACGAGACGCGGGAGGTCATGGCCGAGCTCGACGCCGCGGCGAAGGCCGAGCGCAAGGCGCGCAAGGCCGAGAAGGCGAGCGGTGCGCCACGAGGCATTCCGCCCGCTTCCGCCATGTGA